TGGACTGTAAAAATAGAAAAGAGATGTTTTGCTGTTCTTTACTGCCTTGCCGTAGGAACCTGAAAGTTCAGGAGCGGCTTTCCCCTTTTTCTGTTTCATTTTGAAAATCATAAAATACTGAAACCCGAAATACAATGCAATAACAATGACAATAGTCGATAGTATATTCAAAACGACATCCTTATATAGGTTTTCTTGAATATACTATGATTCATATAACTTGTCAAAGTTTAAAACAGTTTCTTCAGAGAACCCTTATCCTGCGCAAGCTCACTGGCTGTTTTTCCATCATTATTTTCAATATCAGATCTGGCTCCACCAAGCAACAGCTCACGTACAGCTTCTTCTTTCAGCTCTTCTACTGCTACATGTATAGGAGTCTCCCCTGAATCATTCTGCAAATCCGGATCGGCTCCGATCATCAGCAGACCGGATACAAGACCTTCATTATACTCAGCTGCCAGATGAAGAGGCGTTGTATTACGATCTGTTTGAGCATTAGGTTCAGCACCTCTCTCCATCAGCAGATTTCCAACTTTCTGTGAACTATAGCGGACAGCCAGGTGCAGATCCGACCATTCAGATTCAGTTCTGGAAATATTTACTGATGCTCCCTTGTAAAGCATGGCTTCAGCAAGGACAGGATCACAGTAACGGAGAGCAAGCATAAGGGCAGTCCAACCGGTATCACTTACAATATCAGTATCAGAACCCATATTCAGAAGATAGGCAGCAGACTCCTGCTTTCCTTTTCTTGCAGCCTGCATCATGGATGTATAATTGTTATTGTCCACAGCATTGATATCTGCACCATTTTCCACAAGAAGACGGGTAGTATCCAGATCCGAATATCCTGCGGCCAGATGCAGCGCAGTCAGACCATCATCATTTACAGCATCCAGCGGATTTCCATCCTCCAGCAATGGTTTGATCAAGGAGTCATGTCCATTTCTGACTGCAAACATCAGAGGAGTCCAGCCGCTTTCAGTAGTCCCGCCTTTAATGGAAGTGCGCAGATATACCTGTCTTGCCTGCTTCTCAGTTCCATAGCGGAGAGCTATCATAAGTGTTGACCAGTTTGTTGTATCAACAATGTCATAATCAAGCTCAAACTCTTCCATCAGATAATCAGCAACATCCCGGTTCTCCTCATTGTAGAGTGAGAGCATCAGGATATCTGCTTTGTTCGGTTTTCTGGCATCAATATCAGAACCCTTCTCAATAAGAGCCTTAACAGAATCCAGATTACCATAACGGACAGCCATATGGAGAACAGTCCAGCCATCACTGGTTTTTGCTTCAAGATAATCCGCCGTATCAATAAGTTTCATTGTCACTGCGGGTTTATTGTATCGGAGAGCCATCATCAGAGGAGTCCAGTCATGGGAAGTCTTTCCTTCCAGCCTTGTCCCCTTCTCCATGAGAAGTTTGACCACTTCTTCTGAAGAATTCTTAATCGCGGTTAAAAAGAGGGTATAATCAGCATCATCTTCCAGGCTTACAGGGGCTCCTTTACGGATCATTCTGACTGCCAGATCATCAAGATGATTTGTACAGGCATAGTAAAGTGCGCTTCTCCCTAAACCATTTACTGGTTCAAGAGGGACTCCCATCCCCATGATAACAGAGGCGACAGCCCCCATTTCATTCTGACAGGCCACCATAAGGGGAGTGTAACCATCCCTATCTCGAACATCAGGATCTGCACCCATATTCAGCAGAGTTTCAGACACAGTTTCCGGCATATTCCTCAGGGCGGTCAGAATTGGACTTGCCTCATTTTTATCCCGGGTATTAATCTCTACTCCTGCTTCAAGGAGAAGTGATACCGAACTGTCCTGTGCCAGACTGAGGGCAGCAGCCAGAGGGGTCTTACCCTCATCATTTCTTTTTTCAAGGTCTATTGAGTCTGCTATGAATTTCTTCAGAGTGTCCTCATCATCAAGGGCAATGGCCTGAAAGATTGTTAATTCATTCAGTTTTGTATAACTGGATTCATCAATACTGATACCCGTACCGTAAAGAGCTGCACGTTTCTCGGTACTGTTTAAAGTAAAACCGTTTCTGATCTTTTTCAGGGCAGTCTGCATGGCGGATTCTTTTTGCTCTCCATCCCTGGCTACAGTATATGTCCAAAGAAAACGGCTGTTCGGATCATTATTCCGGCTTCCCTGCAGATCCGCAGTTTCGTAGATATAGGTATTCCCTTTGGAAACAATGGAATCGCTGTTGTATGGATACTTTTTCTCAACAAGAGTATCCCAGGTCTTCATGCTTTCTGCATCATGCTCATCAAAAGGACGAAAGGATTTCTCCATGGCTATAAAGTTATCACTTTTATCTTCTTCATAAATAAAGACTCTGGAAATGTCCCAGCCCGGGTCCCCGGCAGATTTGAAAAATGAGGGAATTACGTACATCTTTGATTTGTGTTTAATCCCCAGCAATCCGTCGTCATAAACAAGGTCAAAACTGTGTGTTCTTAACTGAACTTTTTCTCCAAGCTGATAGTCAAAAATTGTATTGTCAAAGATTCCAGGACGAAGTTCTTCAGAATTTATAAAACTCTCCCATTGCCGGAAGTCTGCATAATAGGAGACATAGAAAAAATCTGTCATCTCTCTGAAGTCACTGTCATAGGCATAGGTCTCGGATTTAGAGATAAAATTCAGGATTCCCACAGCTCCGGAAGGTGTGGGCAATGCATATAATACTGCCATATAATCAGCAAAAGCCAATTCCCACTTTCCCCGTATCCACTTTCTTCCCCAGCGGTCGGTATGACTTGAAGTCTCACGATTCGGACCGAAACTGTTAATCCTGACTTCTGCTGAACCCACGTTTCTGGTGACCCTGTAACCCGAGAGAATTTTATCCATAAGAGCATCGGGATTGTTAAAATAGTCAGAAAGGATCTCCCCTTCAGGAAGTTCAAGCTGCCAGAATACATCTCCCCAGATCTTTCCAGTTCTGAGAAAACCTCCTGCCCCGAGTTCAGAAGTATTAATTTCATTAGGCTGACTCAATATCCAGGTTGAATCATCTTTTTCATTGATAATACAGGGAAAAAGAGTGGCTGTTGTAAGGGTAAGAAGTTCATCGGAACCTGTATCTGCAGGAAAAATCTCACTTCTGTATTCCTCTTTCAAAGCGTCTATACTCTCATCTACAATCTCCTTTCTCCAGGATTTCATTACTGTATGAAGCTCTTTATATCCGGCAGGAAGGGCTTTGGAGTAGTCTTTGATAAGGCGGTGTTTATAGTTTATATTAGGAATCTGATATAACCAGTTAACATGCAGCAGGGCTTCTCCTGCCTTAAGGTCACCAATTTCAGAGACCGGCAGGGCATAATTGAGATTCTCATTGTCTGATTTGGCAGTGACAATCCCGATAACACTCCCCTCTGTATCAAGCAGGGGTCCACCGCTGTTCCCGGGTGATGCTGCAGCGGAAAATCTAAGCCAGTGCCATTCACCGTTCTCCCTTTCAGGTGTCATGGATGTTAAGAGACCGTTCCGGAAGATGATTCCTTCACCATGAGCATTCCCTACAGCATTTACATACTCATTGATACCGGCTTTGTCACTCAGCCTGAGCCAGTTTTCCTGTTTCAGGTTCTCCGTAGTGAAGAGAACATAATCCCTTCTGCTGTCATATTTAAGGATTTGATCAACCTTATAGGTATTACCCATAGGATCTCTCAGAGAGAGGTTATATCGGAGGGTATCTGAATCCAGGGCAAAAACATGGGCGGCCGAAAGAAAAAGATTCTCTCCCACTGCAAAGGCTGTTCCGATTGATACAAACTCATCATTCCTGATATGGAACGGAATCAGATCCATTGGAAGTTCTTCAGCATATACAATGGGATCATCTTTTGGTTTTTCAAGGACCACTTCATATACCGAGCTGCTGACCTTTCTTGTCAGATCGAGTGATAGACCCGTCTGTGCCCAGAGAGAACCGCTGTGAAATAAAAGAGAGATGGTAACAATACAGCTGAGATGTTTCAATTTCATATGGCTATTCTACATCCTCAGCTGATGATTTTCAAAACATATATGACTTTTCATACTTAGTTTTTTTTATTTGGGCCTATTAAAGAAGTTTCTATACTTCCACGCCGATAATAAAAAACTAAACCATTCTCAGGACAACCGTTTGAATACATTATACTGGATTCCATTCCTTTTCACCTCAGTTCTCAATGCCATCCTGGGTACCTACATTCTAAAACATAGAATGTCCCGGGGCGCACTGTCTCTATTTATAATAGTGATCAGTAATGCAATATGGGCTCTCCTGGAAGCTTTTTTATGGATGGGTTTTCCTCTTGAGATCAGAATGAGGCTTTGTTACACCCAGTATATGTTTATTGTTCAGGTTCCGACCTTTTTTATCATCTTTGTTCTGGAATATATGGGGATATCCAGAGCATTCAGAAGGACACACTACCCATATCTTTTTATTATTCCCGTCCTTACAGTAATTTCTGCATGGACCAATCCCTGGCACAATCTTTTCTACAGTCAATATATGCTGATATCCTCACAGGGAAAGGAAGAGTTATCACTGAGCTATGGCCCTCTTTTCATGATGTGGGCAGCCTATGCCTACATTGTAATGATCATAGCTACAATTATTATGCTGAGAGCCTATGTCTCGGCATCGGCACTATATAAAAAACAATATGGAACAATACTTCTAGGTGTTCTGATTCCCTGGATATCCAATGCGTTATATATTTTTGACCTCTTACCCATTGAAAATTATGACCTCACGCCCCTTGCCTATACCATAACGGCAATCTGCTTTATCTGGGCATTCTACAGCAGGAAATTATTTGATCTGCGGCCTATTGGCCGGAGTGAATCGTTTAAGGGAATGAGTGACGCTGTCCTTATTTTGGATGATCAGGACCGCATTGCAGATTTCAACCCTGCGGCTCAGAGAATCATGCATTTTCTTTCAATTGATCTGATTGGAGAGAAATTTACCGATCTTTGTGAAGTAGAACTTGCTGCCAGGATTCTGATGGATAACAGCTCCAAGCCTCTGCATCTGAAAAAAGATGGAAGAAGTAATTTCTATGATCTGAGGGTTTCTTATCTTTCAGACAGAAAAGACAGGGATGTGGGCCGCATATTCTCCTTCAGAGACATCACAAAACAAAAACAGATGGAAGCACAGCTGGAATACTATGCAACAACCGACTCTCTTACAGGAATTCTGAACCGCAGGCATTTCAACCATATAGCAGAGATGGAACTGCACCGCTGTATCAGGTATAACAGCCCCCTGTCTCTGTGTATGATAGATATTGATAAGTTCAAAAATGTAAATGATAATTTCGGTCATGATACGGGTGACCGGGTTATGAAAGAGATGGTGAGAATCTGTCAGCAGAATCTTAGAGAGATTGATCTTTTTTCCCGTTGGGGGGGAGATGAATTTGTTCTACTGCTCCCTGAAACAGATATTGAATCTGCGGCAGAGGTTGCAGAACGTCTTAGAGCATCGATTGAAAAGAGTACAGTAAAGACCATAAGTGGAGAGATCTCAATAACCATCAGTATTGGTATAGTCGGCCTTGGTACCAGGGCTTCTGCTTTGGAAGATGGAATGAAAAATGCCGATGTAGCCATGTACTACGCCAAGGGCAGTGGAAGAAACCGCTGTACTGTTATGAATGCTCAAGGGGATCTTACGAATATAAACAGGTCAGCCGATCCTGTGGGTTCTTTAAAATAAATAGGCCGCACCCGGATGGATGCAGCCTATTATCATTCTAATCGATTATTAAAGATCAAAGCCGAAATACTCCCTGGCATTCTCATAGGAGATCTCTTTTACCATAGATCCCACAAGTTCAAGATCCATGGGAATCAGCCCCTTCTCCATATCCTTGCCGAGAATATTACAGAGAATACGTCGGAAGTACTCATGTCTTGCATAGGATAGGAATGAACGGCTGTCCGTCAGCATACCCACAAAACGGCGGAGCAGTCCCAGCTGACTGAGAGCCTCCATCTGTCTCTCCATTCCGTCCTTCTGATCAAGGAACCACCATCCGGAACCCATCTGTATTTTTCCCGGAACCGATCCGTCCTGGAAATTTCCAAGCATACTTGCAATCAACTCATTATCACGGGGGTTCAGATTATAAAGGATTGTTTTAGGAAGTTTCTTCTCAGAATCAAGTTTATCAAGATAGCGTGAAAGATCTCCGGCAATATTCTTATCGTCAATGGAATCAAATCCCGTATCCGGACCGATGGATTCAAACATTCTGCTGTTATTGCTGCGCAGAGCTCCCAGATGAATCTGCTTGGTCCATCCCTTTTCAGCATCCATTCGACCAAAAAGCATCATCATTGATGTTCTGAACTGATCTACCTCAAATTCACTTATAGACTCGCCGAATAAAGCTTTGCTGAAGATAATCTGAATATCGTCTTCTTTATAATCCAGTGCATAACAGCGCTCCAGACCGTGATCTGAGAGTCTGCAGCCTGTATCATGAAAATACTGATGTCTGATTTTCATGGCCTTCACCAGTGAGGCATAATCCCTTATATCAATAGAGGCGGCTTTAGAAAGGCTTATGATATAGTCTTTCCAGAAGGGTTTATCAATGGCCAGAATCTTGTCGGGGCGCCAGGTGGGCAGAACCTTTACCTGGAATCCTTCCTCAGCAAGGGCCTTGTGATATTCAAGTGTATCGACAGGATCATCGGTGGTACATACAGCTTTTACATTACTGTCAATCATAAGCTGTCTGGCTGACATTCCATTCTTGATTACCAGAAGACTTCTGTCCCACACTTCCTGAGCCGTATCTCCATTCAGGAGGATATCATCTATGCCGAAATAACGGGCCAGTTCCAGATGACACCAGTGATACATGGGGTTCCGCAGCAGGTAGGGCATTGTCTCAGCAAACTTCTGAAACTTTTCCCTGTCAGGTGCATCACCGGTAATATAGGATTCATCCACTCCATTGGAGCGCATACATCTCCATTTATAATGATCTCCTCCCAGCCAGACTTGAGCCAGATTTTCCCATTTAATATCCTGGGCAATCTCTTTCGGATCAAGATGACAGTGATAGTCAATGATCGGCAGACCTTCTGCATATTCATGATATAACTTAGCGGCAGTTTTATTCTCCAGGATAAAATTATCGTTTATAAATTTCATTTTCAACACTCCTTTTCCTGCCGGGGCTGAATACCCCAGCCGTACTACACCGTACTATATTACAATGATTTTTCTCACAACACAACTCCATCTTTGAAGATGGAGATCTCTCTGTAGCCGTTTTCCTCATTCCTGGTCTGCCTACCTGAAGCAGTTTCAAGAATAAAATCCCAAAAACTGTCTGTCAGATCCTCCAGACCGGTTCCCTCTACAGCGGAACCGGCATTGAAATCAATCCAGTTTTTCTTTTTCTGAGCCAGTGATGAGTTAGTGGCTACTTTGACTGTAGGGACCGGTGCTCCCAGAGGGGTCCCCCTTCCTGTGGTAAACAGGATAACTGTGGCTCCGGCGGCGGTCAGTGCAGTGGTGGATACAATGTCATTTCCGGGTCCGTTAAGGAGGATCAATCCCTTCTCTGAGACTCTTCCTCCATAGGGAATAACATCCCTTACAGGAGCCCGCCCCCCCTTCTGAATACACCCCAGAGACTTATCCTCCAAAGTGGTTATTCCTCCATCCTTATTACCGGGAGAGGGATTTTCATACACGACCTGATTATGCTGTGTAAAATAATCCTTGAAATCATTGATAAGGCTGACTGTTTTATCAAAAACATCCTTATTGATACAACGGTTCATCAGAATGGTTTCGGCTCCGAACATCTCGGGAACTTCAGTGAGGATTGTTGACCCTCCCTCTGCAACCAGAGCATCTGAAAACAGTCCAAGCAAAGGGTTTGCGGTGATACCCGACAATCCATCGGAACCGCCGCATTTCATTCCCACCACCAGGTCAGAAACAGGGCATTCAACCCTCCTGTCAGTGACTGTCTGTTTCATAAGTTCTCTGATCAGAGACATGCCTTCTTCTATTTCATCAGATGCATCCTGTGTAGAGAGGAACTTAACCCGGCTTTCATCATACTCTCCCAAAACTTTCTTAAACTCGGGGATATTGTTATTCTCACATCCAAGACCGAGAACCAGAACACCACCGGCATTGGGATGATGCACCAGATCAGCCAGAATAGTCTGAGTTGTCTTATGATCCTGCCCCAGCTGGGAGCAGCCGAATGGGTGGGAAAAACTGAAGACTCCGTCGCAGTTCCCTTCTGCCTCTTTCTCCATTCGTCTGCTGAGAATTTCGGCTGTCTTATTCACACAGCCTACAGTATTGATTATCCAGATCTCATTTCGTGTAGCGCTGCGGCCGTTCTTCCTTGGATATCCCCAAAAATGACCGGTTCTGCCGGGTGCTGATGTAACAGATCCATCTATAGGCTGATAGCTGTACTCAACAGTTCCAGAAAGAAGAGTTTTAATATTATGTGTATGAATATGATCTCCGGCCTTGATATCCTCTGTAGCCTGTCCAATGGGATAGCCATACTTGATTACACTTTCCCCTGATGAAATATTTGTCAGGGCTATTTTATGTCCCGGCAGAATATCTGAAGCAGCCTTCACACCCAGAACATCACTGCCGGCACTCAGATTCTCCAGAGCCACAGCCACATTATCCCGTTCGCTGATTCTTATATAGGTTTGACTCATTTTGAAACACCTGTCAGTTCTGCCATCACCGAAGGTACACCCTTTCTGACCATAGAATAAAGAAAAGAACCCGTCAGCTCTGAAAGTCCATCTACCAGACTTAAGTCCTGTCCCCAGTAATCTTCTTTTTTCAGAACAAGATCCATTATGGATTCACCATCTTTCCGGCTGTCACAAGATCTATCGTTCCATAAAGAACTGAAGTATTCCAGAACTTCGGGAGAATCCCTGATCGTATATTCCTTACCATCCAGAGCCCTGAGGGCAGTCAGAGAATCTGAATCTGATCCTGTAGATTTATAGAATAAGACAAGCGCTGCCAATGAAAAGCTGAGGAGCCTGGGATTCTCACCCGTTCTATTTATATATTCCAAAATTGAGGGGAGAACCCTTGTCTTGAACTTGGAGACCGAATTAAGAGAAATACTTAAGAGAAAATGTTTGATGTAGGGATTGCTGAAACGTTCCAGAATGGCAGCACCATACTCTGACAGCTCATCAGCAGGCAGATCCAGTGTCGGAATTATCTCATCAAAGATTCCTTTCCGAATATAGGCGGATACAAGTTCATCATCCATACAGTTTTTTACAGTCTCAAGGCCGTAAAGCCAGGCAGCCAGTACGGTCATGGTATGAGCACCGTTCAGAATGCGGACTTTCCTGGTTCTATAGGGCGTGAGATCATCACACCACTTCACATTGAAACCTCCCTGTACCAGGGGAAACTCTTTTTCATATTCTGAGGGACCTTCAATAACCAGAAAGTGAAAGATCTCTCCAGTATCAAGGAGATTATCCTTATATCCGGCCTCTTCCCATAATCCTTCAACTTCGTCACGGGGATAACCGCTTACAATCCGGTCAACAAGAGTATTAAAGAATACATTTGCCTCATCAATCCAGCTTAAAAAGGCTGGAGAATCAGAATACCAGCGACCCGCCAGATCCAGGAGAATATTTTTAAGATTAGTTCCGTTCTCCTCAATGAGTTCACAGGGAAACAGGAGAAATCCCTTTGAAGGATCTCCTTCAAAATGATCATAGCGTTTTTTCAAAAGAAGAAGCAGTTTTCCCGGAAATGAAACAGGAGGTGTATCCCCGGGACTGTCCTCTTCCCGGAGGACGATCCCTGCTTCTGTGGTATTGGAGACAATAATCCTCAAATCAGGATTTTCAGCCTCTGCCAGATAGGCTTCAAAATCCTCATAGGGATTCACGCCTCTCTCCACCGCATCAATTATCTTCTTCTCAACGGTGACTTCCCCACCCTGAATACCCCTGAGGAGAAGTGTATAGAGATAGTCCTGCTCCCCCATCATGCCTATCATCCCCTGAGGAAGCGGCTGGACAATTGAAATTTTACCATTGAACAGGTTCTGTTTATTCATGCCGTCAACCATCCAGTCAATAAAGGCCCGGAGGAAGTTCCCCTCTCCGAACTGAAGGATTCTGACTGGTTTATTATTTTTCTCCAGTTTCATTTCCTGAGCCTGATTCAAATTTAACTGCTTCAATTTTCTTCTCCTGTTTTGTCTCTGGTAAAAATACGTTTTAATGCCCACTGCCGGTGACTCAGCATGGCTTCTTCTGCGGCCTCCGGATCTGACAGACGGATTGCATCTATAATTTTCTGATGCTCTCCTGGAATCCTTGAGAAGTCCTTGTCCCTCTGTTTCAGATGAGGCTGCTCCTGTGTTACGATTTTAGGAGTCAACTGACTGAGGAGAGAGATCAGCACATGGTTCCCTGTTGCATGGGCAATGGCCAGATGAAAAAGGTAATCCTCTTCCAGATAATCCTTATTCCCCGGTGAGTAGAATTTCTTTAAAAAGACTTCCTGTCTCTCTTCAATAAGTATTAAGTCTGAGTCACTGCGTCTTTCGGCTGCCAGTCTTGTACACTGCAGATCCAGCACAAAACGGGCCTCCATCAGGTCAGCCATTTTCTGATCTCTGGAAACCGGTATAGCCTTCATCAACTCTTCAACAGTCTCCTGCCCCATTGAGCTGATTCTTGTCCCGCTCTGTGGAGAGATTTCAACAAGCCCATAAAACTCAAGCTTCTGAAGAGCCTTACGGATATTTCCCCGGCTTGTGTTCAGAGTCTCGGCAAGCAGTCTCTCCGAGGGCAGACGTGCTCCCGGTTGAAGCTCTCCCTGATGTAGGAGCTCCCGGATTCTTTTCAATATAAAATCCTCGGGAGAAAGTTCTTTCTGAGTCAATTCAAATAGTTTCAAATCCACAATAGACTGTTTACACATGTAACCCTCTTATTGGTTAACCAATTTATTCATTAATACAACTGGTCAACCAATCTGTCAATATATATTAAGAGTAATCAGGGATATTTTCATACACCATTCATAAAGAATGAATTAAAATACCCTTAGGCCCTCAGTCCCGGCAGGGTGTAGAAGCCACACCAGGAAGAATTAACATAAAGGAGAAACCAATGCCCATCGTAGATATGCCCTTAAAGGAATTAAAAAAATACAAGGGGATAAATCCCAAACCCTCAGACTTTGACAATTATTGGGAAAGGGCTCTGAAAGAACTTGATGAACAGGATTTTCAGACAGAGCTGATTCCTTCAGATTTCAAGACAGATCACAGCGACTGTTTTGATCTCTATTTTACAGGTGTCGGAGGCTCCCGTATCCACGTTCGATATGCCAGACCCGCAGGAGCTTCAGATTCCAGTAAAAATCCGGCGGTACTCCGTTTTCACGGTTATACCGGAGAGGCTCCCCCATGGTCGGAGCTTATGCAGTGGACCGCTGCCGGATATTCAGTATTTGCCCTGGATAGCAGAGGTCAGGGAGGAACATCAGAAGACAGAGGCGGAGTTTCGGGTACGACCTGGAAGGGTCAGATTATCAGAGGACTCTCAGACAGCCCTGACAAACTTCTTTTCAGACAGATATTTCTTGATACAGCAGCCATGGCAAGAATAGCCTTTAATCGTCCGGAGGTGGATGAAACAAGGGTCGGTGCCCTTGGAGGATCACAGGGAGGAGCCCTGACTCTGGCCTGTGCAGCCCTGGAACCGCGGATTAAAAGGATTGCTCCGGAATTCCCCTTTCTCTGTGATTATAAAAGGGTATGGGAAATGGATCTGGGTCAGGATGCCTACAGTGAGCTCCAGTATTTCTTCAAGAAATTCGATCCTCTCCACGAAAAAGAGGATGAGATTTTCTCCACTCTGGGTTATATAGACCTGCAGTTTCTTGCCCCGAGAATCAAGGCAGAGGTATTGATGGGATGCGGCCTGATAGATGACATTTGTCCTCCATCAAGCCAGTTTGCCATGTATAATAAAATTAAAGCTCCCAAGGATATCTGCATATACCCTGATTTCGGACATGAAAATATCCCGGATTTCAATGATAAAAGCTATCTTTTCATGATGGGATTGTAGGAGAGGTAAAGAAATCTGCCATGGACGGTGCCGTATCAAAATAACGATCGGCTCCGAGCTTCAGCAGCTCTTCCTTGGGATGGGCTCCCCAGGTAACAAGGGCACTCTTCAGGCCTGCGTTCCTGGCTACCTCAAAATCCGGTTTACCGTCACCTATATACCAGCAGTTTTCTGGAACTGCTCCCAGTCCGGCACAGGCCTGTAACAACCCACGGGGATCGGGCTTGGGAGCTGGAACATTGTCTTCACCCAGAATAATCTCCATATCGTAGGAATATTTCAATTGAGCAGCCACACGGCGGGTAAAGATCCCCTGATTATTTGTCAGAAGTCCAATAGAAAAGCCGTCCCGAGCCAGGCGGTCCAGGGCTTTCTTGATTCCCGGATATAAGCTGACCATGCCGGCGCCCTGCTCGTTCATACAGACATAAAAATCTCTGCTCATTTTTTTCAGAACATCAGGATCTTTTTCACCGGTATGATAGGTAAAACGCTCGAGTGTTGCATATGCCATTCCATGACGGATTTCTGCCGGCTCTGCTACAGCATAACCTGCTTCTTTTATAATTTGATTTGTACAGAACACGACGGCATCGATTGAATCCACCAGAGTACCGTCGTGATCAAATATGAGAGCCTGTTTTCTCAAGACTTTATATCCATTCCGATTTTAATCATTCTGTAGGCTCTTTCGGCTCCGTCTTCCAGAAGCTCAGTAGATCTTTCAAGAGCCTCCTTGAGGGGCATTGCCTTGTTAACAGTACTCATAACAGCATCAATTCCGTATTCATAGAGATTACTGATCCCGGGACCGATGTCTCCGGCAATAACCAGAACAGGGATATTTTTTTTCTTGGCTCTGGCAGCGATTCCCACAGGAACCTTACCTCGAACAGACTGCCCGTCTATTCTCCCCTCCCCTGTGATTACCAGTTCGGCACCTTCAAGGGATTCATCAAA
The DNA window shown above is from Oceanispirochaeta sp. M1 and carries:
- a CDS encoding HAD family hydrolase, translated to MRKQALIFDHDGTLVDSIDAVVFCTNQIIKEAGYAVAEPAEIRHGMAYATLERFTYHTGEKDPDVLKKMSRDFYVCMNEQGAGMVSLYPGIKKALDRLARDGFSIGLLTNNQGIFTRRVAAQLKYSYDMEIILGEDNVPAPKPDPRGLLQACAGLGAVPENCWYIGDGKPDFEVARNAGLKSALVTWGAHPKEELLKLGADRYFDTAPSMADFFTSPTIPS
- a CDS encoding tagaturonate reductase, translated to MKQLNLNQAQEMKLEKNNKPVRILQFGEGNFLRAFIDWMVDGMNKQNLFNGKISIVQPLPQGMIGMMGEQDYLYTLLLRGIQGGEVTVEKKIIDAVERGVNPYEDFEAYLAEAENPDLRIIVSNTTEAGIVLREEDSPGDTPPVSFPGKLLLLLKKRYDHFEGDPSKGFLLFPCELIEENGTNLKNILLDLAGRWYSDSPAFLSWIDEANVFFNTLVDRIVSGYPRDEVEGLWEEAGYKDNLLDTGEIFHFLVIEGPSEYEKEFPLVQGGFNVKWCDDLTPYRTRKVRILNGAHTMTVLAAWLYGLETVKNCMDDELVSAYIRKGIFDEIIPTLDLPADELSEYGAAILERFSNPYIKHFLLSISLNSVSKFKTRVLPSILEYINRTGENPRLLSFSLAALVLFYKSTGSDSDSLTALRALDGKEYTIRDSPEVLEYFSSLWNDRSCDSRKDGESIMDLVLKKEDYWGQDLSLVDGLSELTGSFLYSMVRKGVPSVMAELTGVSK
- a CDS encoding FadR/GntR family transcriptional regulator, translated to MCKQSIVDLKLFELTQKELSPEDFILKRIRELLHQGELQPGARLPSERLLAETLNTSRGNIRKALQKLEFYGLVEISPQSGTRISSMGQETVEELMKAIPVSRDQKMADLMEARFVLDLQCTRLAAERRSDSDLILIEERQEVFLKKFYSPGNKDYLEEDYLFHLAIAHATGNHVLISLLSQLTPKIVTQEQPHLKQRDKDFSRIPGEHQKIIDAIRLSDPEAAEEAMLSHRQWALKRIFTRDKTGEEN
- a CDS encoding alpha/beta fold hydrolase — translated: MPIVDMPLKELKKYKGINPKPSDFDNYWERALKELDEQDFQTELIPSDFKTDHSDCFDLYFTGVGGSRIHVRYARPAGASDSSKNPAVLRFHGYTGEAPPWSELMQWTAAGYSVFALDSRGQGGTSEDRGGVSGTTWKGQIIRGLSDSPDKLLFRQIFLDTAAMARIAFNRPEVDETRVGALGGSQGGALTLACAALEPRIKRIAPEFPFLCDYKRVWEMDLGQDAYSELQYFFKKFDPLHEKEDEIFSTLGYIDLQFLAPRIKAEVLMGCGLIDDICPPSSQFAMYNKIKAPKDICIYPDFGHENIPDFNDKSYLFMMGL